One Phocaeicola dorei genomic region harbors:
- a CDS encoding SPASM domain-containing protein yields MLVGDLTKENLKELWENRDKWRMFRGGFSLENIDTCSTCTLNKKCSLMTCRLRNYDQGNSFYNKPIECAVDYSIAL; encoded by the coding sequence TTGCTTGTAGGAGATCTTACAAAAGAAAATTTGAAAGAACTTTGGGAAAATAGAGATAAATGGAGAATGTTCCGAGGAGGATTTAGTTTGGAAAATATAGATACTTGTTCTACTTGTACATTAAACAAAAAGTGTTCACTGATGACTTGTCGTCTAAGGAATTATGATCAAGGTAATAGCTTCTATAATAAACCGATAGAATGTGCCGTTGATTATTCTATAGCTTTGTAA